A section of the Papio anubis isolate 15944 chromosome 16, Panubis1.0, whole genome shotgun sequence genome encodes:
- the SERINC3 gene encoding serine incorporator 3 has product MGAVLGVFSLASWVPCLCSGASCLLCSCCPNSKNSTLTRLIYAFILLLSTVVSYIMQRKEMETYLKKIPGFCEGGFKIHEADINADKDCDVLVGYKAVYRISFAMAIFFFVFSLLMLKVKTSKDPRAAVHNGFWFFKIAALIGIMVGSFYIPGGYFSSVWFVAGMIGAALFILIQLVLLVDFAHSWNESWVNRMEEGNPRLWYAALLSFTSAFYILSIICVGLLYTYYTKPDGCTENKFFISINLILCVVASIISIHPKIQEHQPRSGLLQSSLITLYTMYLTWSAMSNEPDRSCNPSLMSFITRITAPTLAPGNSTAVVPTPTPLSKSGSLLDSDNFIGLFVFVLCLLYSSIRTSTNSQVDKLTLSGSDSVILGDTTTNGASDEEDGQPRRAVDNEKEGVQYSYSLFHLMLCLASLYIMMTLTSWYSPDAKFQSMTSKWPAVWVKISSSWVCLLLYVWTLVAPLVLTSRDFS; this is encoded by the exons GTTCCATGCCTCTGCAGCGGTGCCTCATGTTTGCTGTGTAGTTGCTGTCCTAACAGTAAGAATTCCACGTTGACTCGCCTCATTTATGCTTTCATTCTCCTACTGAGCACTGTTGTATCCTATATCatgcagagaaaagagatggAAACGTACCTGAAGAAG ATTCCTGGATTTTGTGAAGGGGGATTTAAAATCCATGAGGCTGATATAAATGCAGATAAAGATTGTGATGTGCTGGTTGGTTATAAAGCTGTGTATCGGATCAGCTTTGCAATGGccatctttttctttgtcttttctctgctCATGTTGAAAGTAAAAACAAGTAAAGATCCCCGAGCAGCAGTACACAATGG gttTTGGTTCTTCAAAATTGCTGCCCTTATTGGAATCATGGTTGGATCTTTCTACATCCCTGGGGGCTATTTCAGCTCAG TCTGGTTTGTTGCTGGCATGATAGGGGCCGCCCTCTTCATCCTCATTCAGCTGGTGCTGTTGGTAGACTTTGCTCATTCTTGGAATGAATCATGGGTAAATCGAATGGAAGAAGGAAACCCAAGGTTGTGGTATGCCG ctTTACTGTCTTTCACAAGCGCCTTTTATATCCTGTCAATCATCTGTGTCGGGCTGCTCTATACATACTACACCAAACCAGATGGCTGCACAGAAAACAAGTTCTTCATCAGTATTAACCTGATCCTTTGCGTTGTGGCTTCTATTATATCGATCCACCCAAAAATTCAG GAACACCAGCCTCGCTCCGGCCTCTTGCAGTCCTCCCTCATCACCCTCTACACTATGTACCTCACCTGGTCAGCCATGTCCAATGAACCTG atcGTTCCTGCAACCCCAGCCTGATGAGCTTTATTACACGCATAACTGCACCAACACTGGCTCCTGGAAATTCAACTGCTGTGGTCCCTACCCCTACTCCACTATCAAAGAGTGGGTCTTTACTGGATTCAGATAATTTTATTGGActctttgtctttgttctctGCCTTTTGTATTCTAG CATCCGCACTTCCACTAATAGCCAAGTAGACAAGCTGACCCTGTCAGGGAGTGACAGCGTCATCCTTGGTGATACAACTACCAATGGTGCCAGTGATGAAGAAGATGGACAGCCTCGACGGGCTGTGGACAACGAGAAAGAGGGAGTGCAGTATAGCTACTCCTTATTCCACCTCATGCTCTGCTTGGCTTCCTTGTACATCATGATGACCCTGACCAGCTGGTACAG cCCTGATGCAAAGTTTCAGAGCATGACCAGCAAGTGGCCAGCTGTGTGGGTCAAGATCAGCTCCAGCTGGGTCTGCCTCCTGCTTTACGTCTGGACCCTTGTGGCTCCACTTGTCCTCACCAGTCGGGACTTCAGCTGA